In a single window of the Elaeis guineensis isolate ETL-2024a chromosome 4, EG11, whole genome shotgun sequence genome:
- the LOC105060837 gene encoding uncharacterized protein isoform X1, with protein sequence MIVGFFCFLLHRGMPLRAVMFRAFFHLKVHPRSKGWWYVSPRKGSTILSPGPSSIHGWKGQFFFVVSESPWQCPSGWEQPLKSRLLEYPDLSEVERDLVEDLKGQKAPPYSALFREDLLRRLCLGDSIPEGMKLSTKELEAAARKRKADAAEEKKTKKKKLILPPSPTAADDAAEAGAESTQSDPPVEKKEKREKRKEEVAPPSHDVGSSEAARIEPETIVIEPKVVVADVSPPQPDVPAEVEVVLESSSLPTEAGETAGDGPPNKDAAPPSNSGEPAVLHSRKLVPSASSVPRVDDVELAPPMNKDRLLGQSFDEADRNFCQKMAEGTFEAWGLLIQARRFKAEAERLRQDLSAANYSLTEAERKNASEKSRAEAAETKLKLVEDSFKLHRKNKEAEIICLQDQVTSAVEIKHRLVAEVSQLKSQLEEIPRLKEQLAFAKEEVSRSAAEAAAAKEEAARSAAKALEANKKSEKAAEEAIKSFKQSDTYKRQLCESSVTSFQKGVASYKREIARRFPNFDIVGSDFLPSSPESDDEDEEECNERGETGPSPP encoded by the exons ATGATCGTTGGATTTTTCTGCTTTCTGCTGCATCGTGGGATGCCGCTTCGTGCTGTGATGTTTCGGGCCTTCTTTCATTTGAAGGTACATCCCAGGAGCAAGGGTTGGTGGTATGTCTCTCCACGAAAGGGGTCTACCATCCTCTCTCCTGGCCCTTCCTCCATCCATGGTTGGAAGGGACAATTCTTTTTCGTTGTTTCGGAGAGCCCTTGGCAATGTCCGTCCGGCTGGGAACAACCACTGAAGTCTAGGTTGTTAGAATACCCTGATCTATCCGAGGTAGAGAGGGACTTGGTAGAAGACTTGAAGGGACAAAAAGCTCCTCCCTATTCAGCGCTTTTTCGGGAAGACCTTTTGCGACGGCTATGCTTGGGGGACTCCATCCCCGAGG GCATGAAGCTTTCCACCAAGGAACTGGAGGCAGCAGCTAGAAAAAGAAAAGCTGATGCTGCCGAAGagaagaagacgaagaagaagaagctgATTCTGCCCCCCTCCCCTACTGCTGCGGATGATGCGGCGGAGGCAGGTGCGGAATCGACCCAATCCGACCCTCCtgtggaaaagaaagaaaagagagagaagaggaaagaggagGTTGCGCCACCTTCACACGATGTAGGCTCGTCCGAGGCAGCCAGGATCGAACCTGAGACAATCGTGATCGAGCCCAAGGTGGTAGTTGCAGACGTCTCACCTCCTCAGCCCGATGTTCCCGCCGAGGTTGAAGTAGTTTTGGAGAGTTCCAGCCTACCTACCGAGGCTGGAGAAACCGCAGGAGACGGTCCTCCGAACAAGGACGCAGCTCCTCCTTCAAATTCTGGCGAGCCGGCGGTCCTCCATTCACGGAAGTTGGTACCATCAGCCAGCTCGGTGCCCCGCGTCGATGATGTCGAGTTGGCTCCCCCTATGAACAAGGATAGATTGCTAGGGCAGTCTTTCGATGAGGCCGATCGAAACTTCTGCCAGAAAATGGCTGAG GGAACCTTCGAGGCATGGGGCTTGTTGATACAAGCCCGGCGGTTCAAAGCAGAAGCTGAGCGGCTCCGCCAGGACTTGTCTGCTGCCAACTATTCTTTAACAGAGGCTGAAAGGAAGAATGCCTCTGAGAAGTCCCGCGCTGAAGCTGCCGAGACAAAACTGAAATTGGTGGAAGATTCCTTCAAGCTCCACCGAAAGAATAAGGAGGCAGAGATCATTTGCCTCCAAGATCAAGTAACCTCAGCTGTCGAGATAAAACATCGACTGGTGGCTGAAGTTTCTCAACTGAAGTCGCAGCTGGAAGAGATTCCGAGACTCAAGGAGCAACTTGCTTTCGCTAAGGAGGAGGTTTCTCGCTCAGCTGCAGAGGCCGCTGCTGCCAAAGAGGAAGCTGCTAGATCTGCTGCCAAAGCTTTGGAAGCCAATAAGAAATCTGAAAAGGCTGCAGAGGAAGCGATCAAGTCCTTCAAGCAGAGCGACACCTATAAGAGGCAGTTATGCGAGTCCAGTGTAACTTCTTTTCAGAAGGGTGTCGCTTCATATAAAAGGGAGATTGCAAGACGCTTCCCTAATTTTGACATTGTTGGTAGCGATTTTTTGCCTTCTTCTCCTGAGAGTGATGATGAGGACGAAGAAGAATGTAACGAGAGAGGAGAAACTGGACCAAGTCCTCCATAG
- the LOC105060837 gene encoding uncharacterized protein isoform X2, translating into MKLSTKELEAAARKRKADAAEEKKTKKKKLILPPSPTAADDAAEAGAESTQSDPPVEKKEKREKRKEEVAPPSHDVGSSEAARIEPETIVIEPKVVVADVSPPQPDVPAEVEVVLESSSLPTEAGETAGDGPPNKDAAPPSNSGEPAVLHSRKLVPSASSVPRVDDVELAPPMNKDRLLGQSFDEADRNFCQKMAEGTFEAWGLLIQARRFKAEAERLRQDLSAANYSLTEAERKNASEKSRAEAAETKLKLVEDSFKLHRKNKEAEIICLQDQVTSAVEIKHRLVAEVSQLKSQLEEIPRLKEQLAFAKEEVSRSAAEAAAAKEEAARSAAKALEANKKSEKAAEEAIKSFKQSDTYKRQLCESSVTSFQKGVASYKREIARRFPNFDIVGSDFLPSSPESDDEDEEECNERGETGPSPP; encoded by the exons ATGAAGCTTTCCACCAAGGAACTGGAGGCAGCAGCTAGAAAAAGAAAAGCTGATGCTGCCGAAGagaagaagacgaagaagaagaagctgATTCTGCCCCCCTCCCCTACTGCTGCGGATGATGCGGCGGAGGCAGGTGCGGAATCGACCCAATCCGACCCTCCtgtggaaaagaaagaaaagagagagaagaggaaagaggagGTTGCGCCACCTTCACACGATGTAGGCTCGTCCGAGGCAGCCAGGATCGAACCTGAGACAATCGTGATCGAGCCCAAGGTGGTAGTTGCAGACGTCTCACCTCCTCAGCCCGATGTTCCCGCCGAGGTTGAAGTAGTTTTGGAGAGTTCCAGCCTACCTACCGAGGCTGGAGAAACCGCAGGAGACGGTCCTCCGAACAAGGACGCAGCTCCTCCTTCAAATTCTGGCGAGCCGGCGGTCCTCCATTCACGGAAGTTGGTACCATCAGCCAGCTCGGTGCCCCGCGTCGATGATGTCGAGTTGGCTCCCCCTATGAACAAGGATAGATTGCTAGGGCAGTCTTTCGATGAGGCCGATCGAAACTTCTGCCAGAAAATGGCTGAG GGAACCTTCGAGGCATGGGGCTTGTTGATACAAGCCCGGCGGTTCAAAGCAGAAGCTGAGCGGCTCCGCCAGGACTTGTCTGCTGCCAACTATTCTTTAACAGAGGCTGAAAGGAAGAATGCCTCTGAGAAGTCCCGCGCTGAAGCTGCCGAGACAAAACTGAAATTGGTGGAAGATTCCTTCAAGCTCCACCGAAAGAATAAGGAGGCAGAGATCATTTGCCTCCAAGATCAAGTAACCTCAGCTGTCGAGATAAAACATCGACTGGTGGCTGAAGTTTCTCAACTGAAGTCGCAGCTGGAAGAGATTCCGAGACTCAAGGAGCAACTTGCTTTCGCTAAGGAGGAGGTTTCTCGCTCAGCTGCAGAGGCCGCTGCTGCCAAAGAGGAAGCTGCTAGATCTGCTGCCAAAGCTTTGGAAGCCAATAAGAAATCTGAAAAGGCTGCAGAGGAAGCGATCAAGTCCTTCAAGCAGAGCGACACCTATAAGAGGCAGTTATGCGAGTCCAGTGTAACTTCTTTTCAGAAGGGTGTCGCTTCATATAAAAGGGAGATTGCAAGACGCTTCCCTAATTTTGACATTGTTGGTAGCGATTTTTTGCCTTCTTCTCCTGAGAGTGATGATGAGGACGAAGAAGAATGTAACGAGAGAGGAGAAACTGGACCAAGTCCTCCATAG